The following proteins are encoded in a genomic region of Natrinema sp. DC36:
- a CDS encoding helix-turn-helix domain-containing protein codes for MSRSRTERTDADSTSVLSALGNKYSAEILCAAGTPKSAQSLSEAIEIPIATCYRRIEELVDAGLLTCEGRQLSDEGRRTNIYRRTLDEIEIDFSDDVPEFSRKRRTEAKNRLQDQLQD; via the coding sequence ATGTCTCGCAGTCGGACGGAACGAACGGACGCGGATTCGACCTCGGTGCTCTCCGCGCTAGGCAACAAATACAGTGCAGAAATACTCTGTGCAGCGGGAACGCCGAAATCAGCCCAATCACTGAGCGAAGCGATCGAGATTCCGATCGCGACCTGCTATCGTCGAATCGAAGAGCTCGTGGACGCCGGGCTGTTGACCTGCGAGGGCCGACAGCTCTCCGATGAAGGACGACGAACGAACATCTACCGACGCACGCTCGACGAGATCGAGATCGACTTCTCGGACGACGTGCCCGAGTTTTCGCGCAAGCGTCGCACCGAGGCGAAAAACCGGCTCCAGGATCAACTCCAGGACTGA
- a CDS encoding PQQ-binding-like beta-propeller repeat protein, with product MSEHERRTVLRYAGLTIAAGMGAATGTVAAQETDADGSVDDETADGESTTDESVTTAGSSGWSSIRGDAGNTGFVPGSTGPKPPVGVAWEDEHGGTFAVVDGTVYLVADDGRVRAIDAMDGSLEWETDITAASRAEPVHAMGPPAVAHETVYVTSKGDEPNLTALDVATGESRWQKSGLGSETNLSPTVANELVFLAADKVLYALDAHSGERQWQFKPGTVTTDDGRERGDFLRRDSVAVAGGTVFALSNKRLFALDAETGDERWTDGVDDWASSTFSGRPIAADGVAAAVKADIITIYDAETGAERSTVPAHSLDVLTDGRVYAVTDAEDGDRKTVTGYDSETGDRVWRPSDGDGSFASAVVDDDSVYVGLEESGVAAFDRTNGSGDWRVDTGTEPRQVAVVGDTVYVSGDALFAIRTDGEDETASDGGNESAGANNESTDDTGTESIGGSENGAADDADTESSDDADETPGFSAGTTVAGGALALEWLRRRTGDDE from the coding sequence ATGAGCGAGCACGAAAGACGGACCGTTCTCCGGTACGCCGGGCTCACGATTGCCGCCGGAATGGGGGCGGCGACGGGGACGGTAGCGGCCCAGGAAACCGACGCCGACGGATCCGTGGACGACGAAACCGCGGACGGGGAATCGACGACCGACGAATCGGTGACTACGGCCGGCTCGAGCGGCTGGTCGTCGATCCGCGGCGATGCGGGAAACACGGGTTTCGTTCCGGGTTCGACCGGACCGAAACCGCCGGTCGGCGTCGCCTGGGAGGACGAGCACGGCGGAACGTTCGCCGTCGTCGACGGGACGGTCTATCTCGTCGCCGACGACGGGCGGGTGCGCGCGATCGATGCGATGGACGGCTCGCTCGAGTGGGAGACCGATATTACGGCGGCGAGTCGAGCGGAGCCGGTGCACGCCATGGGGCCACCGGCGGTGGCACACGAGACGGTGTACGTTACCAGCAAAGGGGACGAGCCGAACCTGACCGCGCTCGATGTCGCAACCGGAGAGTCCCGCTGGCAGAAGAGCGGCCTCGGGTCCGAGACGAATCTGTCACCCACCGTCGCGAACGAACTGGTGTTCCTCGCCGCCGACAAGGTCCTGTATGCGCTCGACGCCCACAGCGGCGAGCGGCAGTGGCAGTTCAAACCGGGCACGGTGACGACTGACGACGGACGAGAACGAGGCGATTTCCTTCGGCGCGACTCCGTCGCCGTCGCCGGCGGAACGGTGTTCGCCCTCAGCAACAAGCGGCTGTTCGCCCTGGATGCCGAAACGGGGGACGAACGGTGGACGGACGGCGTCGACGACTGGGCCTCGAGCACGTTCTCCGGTCGTCCGATCGCCGCCGACGGTGTCGCTGCCGCCGTCAAAGCCGATATCATAACGATATACGACGCCGAAACCGGTGCGGAGCGATCGACGGTTCCCGCCCACTCGCTGGACGTCCTCACCGACGGTCGCGTGTACGCCGTGACCGACGCCGAAGACGGCGACCGGAAGACCGTCACCGGCTACGATTCGGAGACGGGAGATCGCGTCTGGCGACCGTCGGACGGCGACGGATCGTTCGCGTCGGCGGTCGTCGATGACGACTCCGTCTACGTGGGGCTCGAGGAATCCGGCGTGGCCGCGTTCGACCGAACGAACGGAAGCGGCGACTGGCGCGTCGATACCGGGACGGAGCCGCGACAGGTGGCGGTCGTCGGCGACACCGTCTACGTCAGCGGAGATGCCCTGTTCGCGATCCGGACCGACGGCGAAGACGAGACCGCCTCCGACGGCGGAAACGAATCTGCTGGTGCCAACAACGAATCGACCGACGACACCGGAACCGAATCGATCGGTGGCTCCGAGAACGGAGCGGCCGACGACGCCGATACCGAATCGTCCGACGATGCCGACGAAACTCCCGGGTTCTCCGCCGGGACGACCGTCGCCGGCGGAGCGCTCGCCCTCGAGTGGCTGCGCCGACGGACCGGCGACGACGAGTGA
- the queC gene encoding 7-cyano-7-deazaguanine synthase QueC encodes MTETIIDSATDESTAKRAVVLLSGGMDSATAAAEARERGYEIYALHTSYGQRTEDRELECARRLADEFDAADFLRLETDHLSAIGASSLTDDEMAVDDADLESDEIPSSYVPFRNANLLSMAVSYAEANDCEAVFIGAHSEDFSGYPDCRPEFFEAFETVVDVGTKPETEISIEAPFVDDSKTDIAERGVELEVPYEHTWSCYRENEPACGTCDSCAFRLQAFQTIGVRDPIEYAERPSYADETGGQ; translated from the coding sequence ATGACCGAGACGATCATCGACTCCGCGACCGACGAATCGACCGCCAAACGAGCCGTCGTCCTTCTCTCGGGCGGCATGGACAGCGCCACCGCCGCCGCCGAGGCCCGCGAACGGGGCTACGAGATCTACGCGCTGCACACCTCCTACGGCCAGCGAACGGAGGATCGCGAACTCGAGTGCGCGCGCCGGCTCGCCGACGAGTTCGACGCGGCAGACTTTCTGCGACTCGAGACCGACCACCTGTCGGCGATCGGGGCCTCGAGTCTCACCGACGACGAAATGGCGGTCGACGACGCCGACCTCGAGAGCGACGAGATCCCCTCGTCGTACGTCCCCTTCCGGAACGCGAACTTGCTCTCGATGGCCGTTTCCTACGCCGAAGCGAACGATTGCGAGGCCGTCTTCATCGGTGCCCACAGCGAGGACTTCTCGGGGTATCCCGACTGCCGCCCCGAGTTCTTCGAGGCCTTCGAGACGGTCGTCGACGTCGGGACGAAACCCGAGACCGAAATTTCGATCGAAGCCCCCTTCGTCGACGACTCGAAGACCGACATCGCCGAGCGCGGCGTCGAACTCGAGGTCCCCTACGAGCACACCTGGAGTTGCTACCGCGAGAACGAACCCGCCTGTGGCACCTGCGATTCGTGTGCGTTCCGGCTGCAGGCGTTCCAGACCATCGGCGTTCGCGACCCGATCGAGTACGCCGAGCGACCGTCGTACGCGGACGAAACCGGCGGTCAGTAG
- a CDS encoding 6-pyruvoyl tetrahydropterin synthase family protein: MTKPVESRESGSAATADDGVVGSRRVLHVGRDRPIRISAGHRIRHHDGKCSRPHGHNYEVAVTVAGRLTEEGWIADKGDITDVISEWDHVFLLEAGDPLVEAFETAGDDDAVVVLEHPPTAEVMSVIMERKLEAALPETVTDVSVQVSETHELCGGSEF; the protein is encoded by the coding sequence ATGACCAAACCAGTCGAAAGCCGCGAATCCGGATCGGCCGCCACGGCGGACGATGGTGTCGTCGGGAGCCGCCGCGTCCTCCACGTCGGCCGCGACCGACCGATCAGAATCAGCGCCGGTCACCGGATCAGACATCACGACGGCAAGTGTTCGCGACCCCACGGACACAACTACGAGGTCGCCGTCACCGTCGCGGGCCGCCTGACCGAGGAGGGATGGATCGCCGACAAGGGAGATATTACTGACGTAATATCCGAGTGGGACCACGTGTTCCTGCTCGAGGCCGGCGACCCCCTCGTCGAGGCCTTCGAGACTGCCGGCGACGACGATGCCGTCGTCGTCCTCGAGCACCCGCCGACGGCCGAGGTGATGAGCGTGATCATGGAGCGGAAACTCGAGGCGGCCCTGCCCGAGACGGTCACCGACGTTTCCGTGCAGGTCAGCGAGACGCACGAACTCTGCGGAGGAAGCGAGTTCTGA
- a CDS encoding 7-carboxy-7-deazaguanine synthase QueE, translated as MPVSDSVDLENAADAAADTAADTAAENATEADAGDGGSTEGLPINELFYSLQGEGTLAGVPSVFVRTSGCNLRCWFCDSYHTSWEPTHAWLGLEEIMAEIESHDADHVVLTGGEPLIHEESVALLEALDERGYHTTVETNGTIYRDAPIDLASVSPKLESSTPTAERDPKGEGEWEARHESDRIDMDALARLVEDYDVQLKFVVTDAEDMSEILDLLAELRTVAEAPISDDDVLLMPEGATRERLAETRNRVADLAMEYGFRYTPRLHVDLWNDAPET; from the coding sequence ATGCCGGTTTCCGATTCGGTCGATCTCGAGAACGCGGCCGATGCTGCTGCCGATACTGCGGCCGATACTGCGGCCGAGAACGCAACCGAAGCCGACGCCGGGGACGGTGGTTCTACCGAGGGACTTCCGATCAACGAACTGTTCTACTCGTTGCAGGGGGAGGGAACGCTCGCCGGCGTCCCCTCGGTGTTCGTCCGGACGAGCGGCTGTAACCTCCGGTGTTGGTTCTGCGACTCCTATCACACCTCGTGGGAGCCGACCCACGCGTGGCTGGGGCTCGAGGAAATTATGGCGGAAATCGAGTCCCACGACGCCGATCACGTCGTCCTCACCGGCGGCGAACCGCTGATTCACGAGGAGAGCGTCGCCCTGCTCGAGGCGCTCGACGAGCGCGGCTATCACACCACCGTCGAGACCAACGGGACGATCTACCGGGACGCGCCGATCGACCTCGCCTCCGTGAGCCCGAAACTCGAGAGCAGCACGCCGACGGCGGAGCGCGATCCCAAAGGGGAGGGCGAGTGGGAAGCACGCCACGAGAGCGACCGAATCGATATGGATGCGCTCGCTCGACTGGTCGAGGACTACGACGTTCAACTGAAGTTCGTCGTGACCGACGCCGAGGACATGTCGGAGATCCTCGACCTGCTCGCGGAGCTCCGCACCGTTGCCGAGGCTCCGATCAGCGACGACGACGTGCTCTTGATGCCCGAAGGGGCGACTCGGGAGCGCCTCGCAGAGACCCGCAACCGGGTCGCCGACCTCGCGATGGAGTACGGCTTTCGGTACACGCCGCGACTGCACGTCGACCTCTGGAACGACGCCCCCGAGACGTAA
- a CDS encoding ring-cleaving dioxygenase translates to MSPNTSGLHHVTAIAGDPQANADFYVGTLGLRFVKKTVNHDDTGTYHFYFGDGKGSPGTNITFFPWTDRGREGRFGAGQPRTTAYGIASDSVDYWRDRLESRGVEFEEKERFGETVLRFSDPDGIELELVASDGEFDATPWEDGPVPTEHQLRGFDDVTLAVDDHGPTESILTDVLGYELEAEADGRRRYRSATGGPGSLVDLVETDAGRGQMGVGTVHHVAFVAESVEEQAEWREAFAAAGLSPSEVIDRKYFQSVYTREPGGVLFEMATTGPGFTEDEALEELGERLALPEWLEDEREEIEAQLPAFDGPNTGSSGD, encoded by the coding sequence ATGTCACCGAACACATCCGGACTCCACCACGTCACGGCGATCGCCGGCGATCCGCAGGCGAACGCCGACTTCTACGTCGGGACGCTCGGCCTGCGATTCGTGAAGAAGACCGTCAACCACGACGATACGGGCACCTACCACTTCTACTTCGGCGACGGCAAAGGTTCTCCCGGCACGAATATCACCTTCTTCCCGTGGACCGATCGGGGACGCGAGGGTCGGTTCGGCGCTGGACAGCCACGGACGACTGCCTACGGAATCGCTTCGGATTCGGTCGACTACTGGCGCGACCGCCTCGAGTCCCGGGGCGTCGAGTTCGAAGAAAAAGAACGGTTCGGCGAGACCGTGCTCCGGTTTTCGGATCCGGACGGAATCGAACTCGAACTCGTCGCGAGCGACGGTGAATTCGACGCGACGCCGTGGGAGGACGGTCCGGTTCCGACCGAGCACCAGCTACGAGGCTTCGACGACGTGACGCTCGCCGTCGACGACCACGGCCCGACTGAATCGATTCTGACCGACGTGCTCGGCTACGAACTCGAGGCCGAAGCGGACGGCCGTCGGCGCTACCGAAGCGCGACGGGCGGGCCGGGCTCGTTGGTCGACCTCGTCGAGACCGACGCCGGCCGCGGGCAGATGGGCGTCGGAACCGTTCACCACGTCGCGTTCGTGGCGGAAAGCGTCGAGGAACAGGCGGAGTGGCGCGAGGCCTTCGCCGCGGCGGGGCTGTCGCCCTCCGAGGTTATCGACCGGAAGTACTTCCAGTCGGTCTACACGCGCGAGCCCGGTGGCGTCCTCTTCGAGATGGCGACGACCGGGCCCGGATTCACGGAAGACGAGGCCCTCGAGGAGCTGGGCGAACGGCTGGCGCTCCCGGAGTGGCTCGAGGACGAACGCGAGGAGATCGAGGCCCAGCTGCCGGCGTTCGACGGGCCGAACACGGGCTCGAGCGGGGATTGA
- a CDS encoding phosphate uptake regulator PhoU, whose product METRKVQRLGPSTLAMTLPAEWASEHAVEKGDEVSLRTSGKGTLTVMPESANTEETEAIIHTDELDADAVERAIVAQYVLGRRIIRIEREDGALESDHINAVYQAETQLMGLGVIEETPESISIRCSVDPEDFTLDNLLERLERTGQTMRGEGIKALAHGNPDLAQRALNRERQANKIFVLLLRLIFTAYQNPNLARAVGLNTGFPLIGYRSIAKNLELTADNGEDIAEIVIETEGHSLNVDSSVMRDIRELNELVDDITSRAVEAAVERDYNKSNEVRALFHEISDLEQEILAELPEMDNEDLLRVREVLVSLQQTAQYAMRNAEIAANLALNEESEHTTIK is encoded by the coding sequence ATGGAAACGCGGAAAGTGCAACGACTCGGTCCGTCGACCCTCGCCATGACGCTCCCGGCGGAGTGGGCGTCCGAACACGCCGTCGAAAAGGGCGACGAAGTATCGCTGCGGACCAGCGGCAAGGGTACACTGACCGTGATGCCCGAGTCCGCCAACACGGAGGAGACCGAAGCGATCATCCACACCGACGAACTCGACGCCGACGCCGTCGAGCGCGCGATCGTCGCCCAGTACGTCCTCGGGCGGCGCATCATCCGCATCGAGCGCGAGGACGGCGCCCTCGAGTCCGATCACATCAACGCCGTCTACCAGGCCGAGACCCAGCTGATGGGACTCGGCGTCATCGAGGAGACCCCCGAGAGCATCTCGATCCGCTGCTCGGTCGATCCCGAGGACTTCACGCTCGACAACCTGCTCGAGCGCCTCGAGCGGACCGGCCAGACGATGCGCGGCGAGGGGATCAAGGCGCTGGCCCACGGCAACCCCGATCTCGCCCAGCGCGCCCTGAACCGGGAGCGACAGGCGAACAAGATCTTCGTCCTCCTGCTTCGCCTGATCTTTACGGCCTACCAGAACCCGAACCTCGCGCGAGCGGTCGGTCTCAACACGGGCTTCCCGCTGATCGGCTACCGCTCGATCGCGAAGAACCTCGAGCTAACCGCCGACAACGGCGAGGACATCGCCGAGATCGTCATCGAGACCGAAGGGCACTCGCTCAACGTCGACAGCTCCGTGATGCGCGACATTCGGGAGCTAAACGAACTGGTCGACGACATCACGTCCAGAGCCGTCGAAGCGGCCGTCGAACGCGATTACAACAAGTCCAACGAGGTCCGCGCGCTGTTCCACGAGATCTCCGACCTCGAGCAGGAAATCCTCGCGGAGTTACCGGAGATGGATAACGAAGATCTGCTACGGGTCCGCGAGGTGCTCGTCAGCCTGCAACAGACCGCCCAGTACGCGATGCGAAACGCCGAAATCGCGGCGAACCTTGCGCTCAATGAGGAGTCCGAGCACACCACGATCAAGTGA
- a CDS encoding molybdopterin-binding protein, which yields MKVAVVTIGDELLAGRTADTNATWLCEQLDDRGVDVERVTTLPDRVGDIARVVNEYRAEYDAVIVTGGLGPTHDDLTMEGVAAALGRSLEEHDDALAWLETDGYTRDDLAAGTADLPAGARALHNETGVAPGAVLEDVYVLPGVPSEMKAMFETIADEFTGTPTYRKTVVADEPESALLDRIAALRERYDVSVGSYPGESVRIELKGTDEATVAEAAAWLRERVESS from the coding sequence ATGAAGGTCGCGGTCGTGACGATCGGAGACGAACTGCTCGCCGGACGAACGGCGGACACGAACGCAACATGGCTCTGCGAGCAGCTCGACGATCGCGGCGTCGACGTCGAGCGCGTGACGACGCTCCCCGACCGGGTCGGCGACATCGCCCGCGTCGTCAACGAGTACCGCGCCGAGTACGACGCCGTGATCGTCACCGGCGGGCTCGGCCCGACTCACGACGACCTCACGATGGAGGGCGTTGCGGCCGCGCTCGGGCGCTCGCTCGAGGAACACGACGACGCCCTCGCCTGGCTCGAGACGGACGGCTACACCCGCGACGACCTCGCGGCGGGGACGGCCGACCTGCCGGCGGGTGCGCGGGCGCTGCACAACGAAACTGGTGTCGCTCCGGGCGCAGTCCTCGAGGACGTGTACGTGCTTCCCGGCGTCCCCTCGGAGATGAAAGCGATGTTCGAGACGATCGCCGACGAGTTCACGGGGACGCCGACCTACCGGAAGACGGTCGTCGCCGACGAACCCGAAAGCGCGCTCCTCGATCGGATCGCCGCCCTCCGCGAGCGCTACGACGTCTCCGTCGGGAGCTATCCTGGCGAGTCGGTCCGGATCGAACTCAAAGGGACCGACGAAGCGACCGTCGCGGAAGCGGCGGCGTGGCTCCGCGAGCGGGTCGAATCGTCGTAA
- a CDS encoding iron-containing alcohol dehydrogenase family protein, whose product MTASDSSDRDPAFRFEYEPATVRFGAGCVDDLEGELEAQGLERALVVCGSTVGSTPDVIDPVRTGLGDRLAGVFDETTPAKRLATAIDGRERLRMDDADVLVSLGGGSSLDVAKVVSILAASDRTAREVATEFAETGTITVPDEGLVPIVAIPTTLAGADLSMVAGVTASPESGLVDEEIGGGISDPELMPAAAVYDPELVGTTPDSILAGSAMNGFDKGIETLYARNATPVTDATARRGLEKLQDGLRAFGDGERDVGTFETLLEGVVLVQYGISRPGETTASIVHAFGHGLTRTDDVQQGAAHGIVVPHVLEYLFESDGVDARAGILADALGVGDAADHEAAVVEAVTQVRDGLGLPSRLRDVDGPDPESFTAVAEAILNDAFMANAPPGLEPTVDEIEGVLERAW is encoded by the coding sequence ATGACCGCATCCGACTCGAGCGACCGCGATCCGGCCTTCCGATTCGAGTACGAACCCGCCACCGTCAGGTTCGGCGCCGGCTGCGTCGACGACCTCGAGGGCGAACTCGAGGCGCAGGGTCTCGAGCGGGCGCTGGTCGTCTGCGGCTCGACCGTCGGAAGCACGCCCGACGTGATCGACCCGGTCAGGACGGGGCTGGGCGATCGGCTGGCCGGCGTCTTCGACGAGACGACGCCGGCAAAACGGCTCGCGACGGCGATCGACGGCCGCGAGCGGCTGCGGATGGACGACGCCGACGTGCTCGTCAGCCTCGGCGGCGGCAGCAGCCTCGACGTCGCGAAAGTCGTCAGCATCCTCGCAGCGAGCGACCGCACGGCTCGGGAGGTAGCCACCGAGTTCGCCGAGACCGGGACGATCACGGTCCCCGACGAGGGGCTGGTTCCGATCGTCGCGATTCCGACGACGCTCGCCGGGGCCGATCTCTCGATGGTCGCCGGCGTCACCGCGTCCCCCGAGTCGGGGCTGGTCGACGAGGAGATCGGCGGCGGCATCTCCGATCCGGAACTGATGCCCGCGGCGGCGGTATACGATCCGGAACTCGTCGGGACCACGCCCGACTCGATCCTCGCGGGCTCGGCCATGAACGGCTTCGACAAGGGAATCGAGACGCTCTACGCGCGCAACGCGACGCCGGTCACCGACGCGACCGCCCGCCGCGGCCTCGAGAAACTCCAGGACGGACTGCGAGCGTTCGGCGACGGCGAGCGGGATGTCGGGACGTTCGAGACGCTCCTCGAGGGAGTCGTCCTCGTCCAGTACGGCATCTCGAGACCCGGAGAGACGACGGCGTCGATCGTCCACGCCTTCGGCCACGGCCTCACGCGGACGGACGACGTTCAGCAGGGGGCGGCCCACGGCATCGTCGTCCCCCACGTCCTCGAGTATCTCTTCGAGAGCGACGGCGTGGACGCTCGTGCGGGGATACTCGCGGACGCGCTCGGGGTCGGGGACGCCGCGGATCACGAGGCCGCGGTCGTCGAGGCGGTCACCCAAGTTCGGGACGGACTCGGCCTTCCCTCGCGGCTGCGGGACGTCGACGGCCCCGACCCCGAGTCGTTCACCGCGGTGGCGGAGGCGATTCTGAACGACGCGTTCATGGCGAACGCGCCGCCGGGACTGGAGCCGACCGTCGACGAAATCGAGGGCGTGCTCGAGCGGGCGTGGTGA
- a CDS encoding ATP-NAD kinase family protein, with product MESIGVVVNPIAGMGGRVGLKGTDGNVEEARRRGAEPRAPDRAREALQSLHRRAPDLTVYTAAGVLGEQASRDAGFEPTVVYEPGAAGDDGSSDPARPGDPGAAETTADDTRAAVRALLERGVELLLFVGGDGTAVDVAAVLEEAGGETPMLGVPAGVKIYSSVFGVTPTDAGRIAAEFDRVESREVNDIDEAAYREGEVRSELRAIVQVPVAPELQSGKQVSSGSVDSLAAGFAREVEPGRTYVFGPGSTVGAIERELGIDPSPLGVDIWRAGIETDGTDGTEGDDAESAGQRGEILARDAAESDILAVLADPVTIVVSPIGGQGFIFGRGNHQISPAVIRRADDIEVVAADEKLDGIDTLHVDTDDAEINEQLEGWLQVRTGRFTTRMVPVA from the coding sequence ATGGAGTCAATCGGCGTCGTCGTCAACCCGATCGCGGGGATGGGCGGTCGGGTCGGATTGAAGGGGACCGACGGAAACGTCGAGGAGGCGCGCCGGCGCGGTGCCGAACCGCGAGCGCCGGACCGGGCGCGCGAGGCGTTGCAATCGCTCCACCGACGTGCACCGGATCTCACCGTCTACACCGCCGCCGGCGTGCTGGGCGAGCAGGCGTCCCGGGACGCGGGCTTCGAGCCCACGGTCGTCTACGAGCCGGGGGCGGCCGGCGACGACGGCTCGAGCGATCCGGCGAGACCCGGCGATCCCGGAGCCGCCGAGACGACGGCGGACGATACCCGCGCTGCCGTCCGCGCGCTGCTCGAGCGGGGGGTCGAACTACTTCTGTTCGTCGGCGGCGACGGCACCGCGGTCGACGTCGCCGCGGTGCTCGAGGAGGCGGGGGGAGAGACGCCGATGCTCGGCGTGCCGGCCGGAGTCAAGATTTACTCGTCGGTCTTCGGCGTCACCCCGACCGACGCCGGCCGGATCGCCGCCGAGTTCGACCGCGTCGAGTCCCGCGAGGTCAACGACATTGACGAGGCCGCTTACCGCGAAGGGGAGGTCCGGTCGGAACTGCGGGCGATCGTTCAGGTCCCCGTTGCACCGGAGTTGCAGTCGGGCAAGCAGGTCTCGAGCGGCAGCGTCGACTCGCTGGCCGCGGGATTCGCTCGCGAAGTCGAACCGGGGCGGACCTACGTCTTCGGTCCCGGCAGCACCGTCGGGGCCATCGAGCGGGAACTGGGAATCGACCCCTCGCCGCTGGGCGTCGATATCTGGCGCGCTGGGATCGAAACGGACGGGACGGATGGGACGGAGGGCGACGACGCGGAGTCTGCCGGCCAGCGCGGTGAGATTCTCGCTCGCGACGCCGCGGAGTCGGACATCCTCGCGGTGCTCGCGGATCCGGTCACCATCGTCGTCTCGCCGATCGGGGGACAAGGGTTCATCTTCGGTCGGGGGAACCACCAGATCTCGCCGGCAGTGATCCGCCGCGCCGACGATATCGAGGTCGTCGCAGCCGACGAGAAATTGGACGGAATCGATACGTTGCACGTCGATACCGACGACGCGGAGATCAACGAACAACTCGAGGGGTGGCTGCAGGTTCGGACGGGGCGGTTTACCACGCGGATGGTCCCCGTCGCCTGA
- a CDS encoding SRPBCC family protein: MTVRIDRSFEVDASPERVWEFIVDPANRAQAISVVESYSIDDPAGRRATWQVSLPIPLVRKTIAVDTEDVTRRPPEYVKFVGKSKVMDVTGEHEIVETDDGARLQNSFVVDGKLPGVERFFKRNLDSELENLQRALERDLQTTQ, translated from the coding sequence ATGACTGTACGGATCGACCGATCATTTGAGGTGGATGCGTCGCCGGAACGAGTCTGGGAGTTTATCGTCGATCCGGCGAACCGGGCCCAGGCGATCAGCGTCGTCGAATCCTACTCGATCGACGATCCGGCTGGTCGGCGCGCGACCTGGCAGGTTTCGCTCCCGATCCCGCTCGTTCGGAAAACGATCGCCGTCGACACCGAAGACGTCACGCGACGACCGCCGGAGTACGTCAAGTTCGTCGGCAAATCGAAAGTGATGGACGTCACCGGCGAACACGAGATCGTCGAGACCGACGACGGTGCTCGCCTCCAGAACAGCTTCGTCGTCGACGGCAAGCTCCCGGGAGTCGAGCGATTCTTCAAGCGAAACCTCGATTCGGAACTCGAGAACCTCCAGCGCGCGCTCGAGCGGGACCTGCAAACGACTCAGTAA
- a CDS encoding carbon-nitrogen family hydrolase, producing the protein MTVDANAAAADAETGDSLRLALAQIHVEAGEIDANVDRALEAVSRAADRGADVVALPELFTVGYFAFDLYARTAEPFGGETFTRLREAAANHGIAVLAGSIVEDLSATDSVDTPADEGLANTAALFDADGDLQLVYRKHHLFGYESAESELLVPGDRLETATIGDFTVGVTTCYDLRFPELYRRLVDDGVELVLVPSAWPYPRIEHWETLSRARAIENQAYVATINGAGEFDDATLLGRSSVYDPWGVSLASSGDEPALVTTDIDPGTVGRVRAEFPALRDRRL; encoded by the coding sequence ATGACTGTCGACGCGAACGCCGCCGCTGCGGACGCCGAGACTGGCGACTCGCTCAGGCTCGCACTCGCACAGATCCACGTCGAGGCCGGTGAGATCGACGCGAACGTCGACCGGGCGCTCGAGGCAGTGTCGCGGGCCGCCGATCGCGGTGCGGACGTGGTCGCCCTGCCGGAACTGTTCACCGTGGGCTACTTCGCGTTCGACCTCTACGCGCGCACCGCCGAACCGTTCGGCGGCGAGACGTTCACCCGGCTTCGGGAGGCGGCCGCCAACCACGGCATCGCCGTCCTCGCGGGCAGCATCGTCGAGGATCTATCGGCGACCGACAGCGTCGACACGCCGGCCGACGAGGGACTGGCGAACACCGCCGCGCTGTTCGACGCCGACGGCGACCTGCAACTCGTCTACCGAAAGCACCACCTCTTCGGCTACGAATCCGCAGAGTCAGAACTGCTCGTCCCCGGCGACCGCCTCGAGACGGCGACGATCGGCGACTTCACCGTCGGCGTGACGACCTGCTACGATCTTCGGTTTCCGGAACTCTATCGGCGACTGGTCGACGACGGCGTCGAACTGGTGCTCGTCCCGAGCGCGTGGCCCTACCCGCGCATCGAACACTGGGAAACCCTCTCGCGGGCCCGCGCGATCGAGAACCAGGCCTACGTCGCGACGATCAACGGCGCCGGCGAGTTCGACGACGCCACGCTGCTCGGCCGCTCGAGCGTCTACGATCCCTGGGGCGTCTCGCTGGCCTCGAGCGGCGACGAGCCGGCGCTGGTCACGACGGATATCGACCCCGGAACGGTCGGGAGGGTCCGAGCGGAGTTCCCGGCGCTGCGGGATCGGCGGCTGTGA